ATCTCGTCAAAGCACCACAACACGGTTTCGCGGTTGCGAAATCCGGGATAGCGGCGATAGTATTCCTCTACCAGCGTATGTAGATGCTCTGCTGTTACACCTGCCAGCCGCTCATCCTCAAAATTGATGTACGGCATGCGTTCCCGGTCCATGCCCTCTGATAGTAGTTCACGCTGCACCTGATGCACAAACATGGTTTTTCCGGCCCTGCGAATCCCTACCACTGCGGAAATCTTCCCGGGAAGAACTATCGCTCCATAGATACGTCTTCGGGTGCCGACTGGAATTGACGAAGTCAGAGATTCAGCCAGTTTTTCTTTGAGCCGATTCTGAAATGGGTTGGGGGAATTTATTTCCATGAGCAAATATTATCCTTTTTAAAAGGATAAATAAAGCCAAAAATCACCTTTAAGGAAGGAGAAATCTTTTTCTTTCTGCGGCCCATTCTTTGAGCCACGTTTCCGGATCAACCTCATCCAAAAGCCTGACAGTTGTCACCCAGCCTCGTCTTGTTTTGGCAGCGTCGTTGCCACTTCGAGAAACAATTGATCTCCCTTATCCTTCATGATCCAATCCGCGACCATCCTCATATTGTGAGGGTACAGTTCCTGCTTTCGGTTCAGCATGAATTCCAGCACTTCCTGAGTGCCGGAGTCCTCCATATCCCCGTTCCAGCAAAGGCCTCCGCGAGTATCCGACCCCGGTCTTCTCCGGTAAGCAAAGACGCATTCCAGCAGATAATGGCCATAGCGATCGCCTTGTGTTGCTGCTCCACATTCTCAGCATGCTCCATCAGCGGTGCAGCGTATTTCAGGATGACTTCCGACATCTTTTTTCTGCCCGGAGGATTCCGAATCAGTTTGCCCGCGAACCGGGGCTTCTCCTTCAGCACTTTTTCCATGAGGTCGCGAGGCTCGATTCTACGGGCCTGGCGGCGCAGTTTCTTTTTGGATGTTGTGGGTTTTTTTTGGATTTCTTTTGCGGCATGCCCTTTCCTCTCAAAATCGGCACCGTTCATCCCTATATATCAGCAAATTCATACCCCATCCCGACCCAATAACGCCAATCTTTGAACGCTTTCCTGGTTTGTTCAGGCGTTGTACTGATCCGCGTCAGCGGGGAGAGCGGCGCAATGAACAGTGAAGAATCATTCGTTATCAGCATTCCGGAAGTCAGGGTAGGAATTAAACAGGAAGTCTTCGTTTACCATTCGCCGGCCAGCCCCAGGATGCGGCGCCGATATCCTCTGAAACCCACATGCCGGTCTTCTCCAGACGATGGATCACCGGCTTGACGCTTTCGATCAAACCGAATGATTTGGCTTCCAGCAGGACCCGCAACGTTCCCCAAACCGTGAGTCCCGCTGCGATGGCCGTTCTTCTGGCAAGCGCATCATCCAGCAAGAGGATGTAATCGGGGTGTTCAAGAGCTAGAGACATGGCGGCAATCTCCCCCGCGCCGAGATCCGTGGCAAACCACTCGGAAGGCGTCGTTTGGGGATCCGTGATTTTCATCCAGGAATAATCTTGGGGATTGGGGACGTCGAATCCCCGGCCGCAGGCTCAGACGGCCCGATATGGCGTTGACGTGTCGGTTCATTCCAGTATCCCCCATTACACGTTGGCGCGATTGATCAGGCTCAGGAACACTTTGTTTTGAACTACCGAGGATTCCTCGGTAGTTCCTTTGCGGAGCAACTCACCTTCGTTATAGATGTTACGAACGTGCAGTCCGATGGTGTCTGTGTCTTTGTCAAAAAGTTCCGCCATTTGACGTTGATTCAACCAGACGGTTTCACGGTCCAACTGAACATCCAACTGCACTGTTCCGTCATCGGAGTGGTAAAGAATAACATCCATCAATCCGGTTCCTCGTCAAACAATCCCATCTGACCCTTGGGCAGCGGCGCCTGGGGCAGGTTTTCCACCCGCAGGCTGTAATCGTCATGCCCCCACTCGCACCGCGCAAGCACGGCCCTGGGGATCTTCTTTACCGTCAAATTGGAATAGCGATCCGCCCGGGCGCGGAATGCGGTGCAGAGCACCAGGAGCGATCGATACGGTCCCACCGACCCTTGTTCGGCGACAGGCTCTGTTTCCGGTCCAGCTCATTAGATTCCTGGGCTATCGGACCAAGGCTGATTTTGAGCGAATTCACGGCTGGGGCGATCCAGTGTTTCATGGCTGTGAAGAAGCAACTATTTGTATTCATTGTTTATAGCCCTTTTCCGTTTTCTAATGAAGTAAAAGGGCGGCATCGATCTGGTGCGGATTCAGATCCACCTGCGCATCCATCAGTGCGGCAGTCAACTTCTCGACACTGTCGGGCGGAAAGCGCCGCGTCAATTCGTAGAAGATATATTTTGCCTGATGGTCGGTTAGGCTCAACTTCTGGATTTTCCTTTTATCCCTTAATTCCTGTATAAAGCAACCGGCATGCCGGAGGCTCCACCACACACTTTTTCCAGAAACCCCGCCTATTTCAGAATGGCCAGACCCCATTAAAAAACAAAACCCCGATTCTCTCGAAAGATGGAGATCGGAGTTTATGGGCGAATATGACCATTTCCATTCCTCTTTCACTTTTGTGGTTGAAAAAGGCCAGTTGGTAACAAATTCTGCTTATTCTCTCATAGTCCGCCATGTTGCAGATGTCAACGGAAACATCTCCGATCCATATCCGGATGTCTTAGAGAAGATGGACGTTCAGCTTGGCCGGCGTCTCCGCCCGCGGCCGATGACGTAAACTTACACATTGGACGACGTCATATTTATGAGCATATGCTCAAAAAAAATCTTGACAGGGATTTAGGAGGAATTATATTATGAACGCACGCTCATAACAGGAGGGAACCATGCCGAGGCCCAGAAAACTCAGATTTGTGCAGGGACATCCCATTGTGGACGCCTTTATTCCGAACAGCGTGCCGCCCTGGGGACGAGAGGAAGTGACCCTTTCCATAGAGGGCCTCGAGGCCATCCGGTTAGTCGATCTTCAAAGGATGGACCAGGAGACGGCAGCGCAAATGATGAATGTCTCGCGTCCGACATTCGGGAGGATCCTGGCCGAGGCGAGGGCCATAGTGGCCGACGCCCTGGTTATGGGAAAAATGCTCAGAATCGAGGGCGGGCATTATGACATGCCGCCCAGGGGAAGAGGACGACACCGCAGGGGAAGAGGCGGTGCATTTTAGAAGAGAGGAGGTGACCACAATGCCAAGATTCAATGGAACAGGCCCGAATGGTATGGGCCCGATGACAGGACGGGGCCGAGGGCCCTGCAATCCTTCCCAGGCCGGTTTGGGTCCGGGCACGTCATCCGGTTTCCAGACTCCGGTAACCGGTTATGGACGGGGACTCGGTAACGGCCGGGGTCAGGGACAGGGCCGAGGCCTTGGAAGAGGCCGCGGCAGAGCCTCCGGCCAGAGAGGAAATTTTCCTATGCGAGGGAACCGCTAAACCGCGCTTGCACCCGATGACCGGTTGGTCTGAGTCATCAACCGGCCTGCGGCGGGATAATAGACACCAAGGACTGCGGTATGAGATGGGGGTGATCACGCCCTGTGTGACTGCCGCCATCTCACCCGCAAAACAGATTAACCCTTTATTTACCAAAGGAGGTGTTCGATATGCCGGGATTCGATGGAACAGGACCCATGGGCGCAGGACCCATGACCGGAGGAGGCTGGGGCAACTGCAATCCTTCCGGAAGGTATTATGGAGCGCCGCGATACGGCCTGGGCCGTGGTTTCAGAGGCGGCTTTGGCCGTGGCAGAGGCGCATGGGGATATGGGAGAGGCTTTGGCCGGCAGGGGGCGTATGCCCCTGCAGCAGGATGGTACGGACCTGCTTATGCTGCGCCTTATGGGAATCCGTATTGCATGACCCCTGATGACGAGATGAACATGCTCAGAGATGAGGCGAACGGCATCAAGAATGAACTGGATGCCATTAATAAGCGAATTGAAGAGCTTGAGTCGAAATCCTCGGCATCATAACAAAACGCAACAAGAGGCTCCCGCGTTTCCGACGCTTCACAGGATTCAATTTTCCCGGAGGCGCGGGGGACATAAGGGTTGAATCTTAGTCATCGAATATTTTGTGTAAGACATGGAACAATGGGAGTTGCGGCCGGATGGATATGCCGGGCCGCGATTCCCATCCTATCGATCGCCATGTCATTTCAGACCGCTTACGGAGGGAGGCTTCCAGTGAATGAACCTGCCAATCAGCTCTTGATCCTCTATGACAACTACACATTGAAAAAATCTCTGACGCCCGCATGGGGCTTTTCCTGTCTCATCACGCTCCCGAAGTATCAAATCCTCTTCGATACGGGCGGAGACCCTTCGATACTCACCCGGAATATGCAGGAACTCGACCTGGATTGCCGAAAGATAGACGCCGTGGCCCTCTCCCATGTCCATGGGGACCATGTGGGGGGACTGTCGGGATTCCTTCAGCAGCGGCAGGACATTACCGTCTATCTCCCAAAATCCTTTCCGGAAGACTTCAAGCAAGCCCTCCGCCGGATGGGGACGTCTGTCGAGGAGATCGCCGGTCCCCGGATGATCCATCCCGGCGTCTACACCACCGGAGAACTCGGCCATGGGCTGAAGGAGCAGTCGCTCGTCCTGAAAACCCGTCGCGGCCTGGTCATTATCACGGGCTGCGCCCATCCCGGCATTGTGGAGATCGTGGAGCATGCCACAGCGGTTTTCAAAGACAAGGTGTACCTCCTTGCCGGGGGCTTTCACCTGATGGGGTATTCTCTGTCTGAGTTGAAGAAAATTGCCAAGCGGCTGGATGCCCTCAAGGTGGAAAAGATCGCCCCCTGTCATTGCAGCGGCGATGAGACCAGGAACTTCTTCAAGGAGTACTACAAAGACAATTATATCACCTGTGCAACGGGGCTCCTCCTGAGCCTGCCGGAGCTTGAACAATGAGCTGATTCGCTCCTGTTTTCACGAGTCGTCCGACCTTCCCTATTCCGTGGAGAGCGTTCTCACCGAATTGGGAAGGCTGACCTCATCCTCCCTTTTGAGCCACGGCCGCTTGTCCGGCCCTACGATCCGCGCAATCCTCTCGACAATCCAGTCAAAGGGAAAGTCGTCTGCAGGGGGGAACTTTTCGATATACTCGATATAAGGCTCTCCTCGAAGGTCCTTTTCAGGCAATATGGCATCGTGTTTTCCATCGAATTCCACCACAGGGAGACCGTTGTTGTCGCACAGGGTTTTGTCGAATGTGGCAGCGGCGTTCACCCATCGGCCATTCAGGAAAAATTGGTTGTATCCGTGCCGGGGAAAGGTATTGACGCCCAGCTTCTCATATATGTGAGGAGGCACCCGGTGGTTGGTGATCTTGGCAAAGGCCATCCGGCTCGGGATGCCGGCAGCCCTTCCAAGCGCTGTCAGGAGAACGGCCTTTTGTACGCAGTAGCCCTTGCCCCATTCCAGCACCCTGGACGCCTTGAAATCCTCCTTGAACACGGAAATCATGAAGACATTATAATGGATCGAATCCCTGACAAAATGAAAGAGCGCGACGGCCTTGTCCGCATTGCCGGAACACCCGCTTGTGACACGCTGTGCCGTTTCCGCAATGCTCCCGTGGTCGGAATCAATGGCATATGTCGGACGCAGATAGATTTTCATTTCACCTTCATTCTCCATTTCCACTCGGGACTTCCTTTCTGTTCGCTTACATGCAGGAAATTGGCATATTATTGGTTAACACATGGTAAATACGGGAAATCTCTTAGTGGATTGCGTAAGACATTCCTGGTTGTGACTATGCCGTGGCGGAAATACTTCCGGCCCGGTTCCTCTTTTTAATGGTGGCACTAACCATAAAGGGCATCATGGTTGCCACACCTTTAAATGAATGTCAAGGGTATCCCAAACCGAAATTCGTGGCCAATTTCATTTTCAAGGCCGAAATCAGGCTAATCTTAGAATTCAAAGCATCCCGTCATAGGTTTCATGCTCATTGTGCTGTCCCGGTCTGCCGGATGAATCGTGCGTCCCCGCCGACCCAGGCCTGCACATCCCAAAGCATCAGGTCTTTTCCTTCTCCGGTCTGGTATTCCAGGCGGTCTGCGCGAAAAACGGCGAAGATCTCGTTGTCGTGAACAGGCTGCACACCGAAGTTTTCCTGGGCCCCTGATTGTGCATCGT
This is a stretch of genomic DNA from Deltaproteobacteria bacterium. It encodes these proteins:
- a CDS encoding DUF134 domain-containing protein produces the protein MPRPRKLRFVQGHPIVDAFIPNSVPPWGREEVTLSIEGLEAIRLVDLQRMDQETAAQMMNVSRPTFGRILAEARAIVADALVMGKMLRIEGGHYDMPPRGRGRHRRGRGGAF
- a CDS encoding DUF5320 domain-containing protein; translated protein: MPRFNGTGPNGMGPMTGRGRGPCNPSQAGLGPGTSSGFQTPVTGYGRGLGNGRGQGQGRGLGRGRGRASGQRGNFPMRGNR
- a CDS encoding DUF5320 domain-containing protein, with product MPGFDGTGPMGAGPMTGGGWGNCNPSGRYYGAPRYGLGRGFRGGFGRGRGAWGYGRGFGRQGAYAPAAGWYGPAYAAPYGNPYCMTPDDEMNMLRDEANGIKNELDAINKRIEELESKSSAS
- a CDS encoding MBL fold metallo-hydrolase, producing MGVAAGWICRAAIPILSIAMSFQTAYGGRLPVNEPANQLLILYDNYTLKKSLTPAWGFSCLITLPKYQILFDTGGDPSILTRNMQELDLDCRKIDAVALSHVHGDHVGGLSGFLQQRQDITVYLPKSFPEDFKQALRRMGTSVEEIAGPRMIHPGVYTTGELGHGLKEQSLVLKTRRGLVIITGCAHPGIVEIVEHATAVFKDKVYLLAGGFHLMGYSLSELKKIAKRLDALKVEKIAPCHCSGDETRNFFKEYYKDNYITCATGLLLSLPELEQ
- a CDS encoding transglutaminase family protein produces the protein MKIYLRPTYAIDSDHGSIAETAQRVTSGCSGNADKAVALFHFVRDSIHYNVFMISVFKEDFKASRVLEWGKGYCVQKAVLLTALGRAAGIPSRMAFAKITNHRVPPHIYEKLGVNTFPRHGYNQFFLNGRWVNAAATFDKTLCDNNGLPVVEFDGKHDAILPEKDLRGEPYIEYIEKFPPADDFPFDWIVERIARIVGPDKRPWLKREDEVSLPNSVRTLSTE
- a CDS encoding copper resistance protein B; translation: MDTHPEKGEAIRKYADDAQSGAQENFGVQPVHDNEIFAVFRADRLEYQTGEGKDLMLWDVQAWVGGDARFIRQTGTAQ